Proteins found in one Parabacteroides pacaensis genomic segment:
- a CDS encoding polysaccharide deacetylase family protein — translation MKTKNTDKAIICFMMLMLTISCAKDLYKDDEEGNEGEPPFIYLTYLYPFENEVQNAVAEIVIQTDREISVNDITSEIPYLKFNKSWLLMLTQDDCKHATYCRTWAAINGKPIASSNLSSTTPGALDLYYDAAQLEAGDLPPTAIPSSKTLGSTDGNGNEVRFSITTTLSPESKWMNAKTDVNPGFTKNYYRFYMKSGLIWDNVIEMLNYGTGIAFHDVSAAEVNDPADIRKHYTIAQDSILRRLDGRGCKMLAEPNGNKAYVTAARQYSDIQTMVAQNGTEKLYPFKVTDDLKGKLLHRVFSTPDNLKEIIKSQLQRPHSEREAVHIGVHATDDSWIELLKWVNNNYGKDGDDSVWFPSQEEYYEYNYYRIHGRINIEQVDKNTIKLIVKLPSEKYFYYPSISVNLMGIKKKEIMSVSSNNIVTGLSYGDYNNGLTVNIDCRKHLQDHAEHFVEQYEKDRSNKTKKADALYFTNMLKESPEKIKLLKRVE, via the coding sequence ATGAAGACTAAAAACACAGACAAAGCAATCATCTGTTTTATGATGCTAATGTTAACTATATCTTGTGCTAAAGATTTATATAAAGATGACGAAGAAGGAAATGAAGGTGAACCGCCTTTTATATATTTAACTTATCTCTATCCTTTTGAAAATGAAGTACAAAATGCTGTGGCGGAAATAGTAATACAGACTGATAGAGAGATCAGTGTAAATGATATAACCTCTGAAATTCCGTATTTGAAGTTTAATAAATCATGGTTACTTATGCTTACCCAAGATGATTGCAAACATGCTACATATTGTCGAACATGGGCTGCTATTAACGGCAAACCGATAGCAAGTTCTAACCTTTCTTCTACTACTCCTGGTGCTCTTGATTTATATTATGATGCTGCTCAATTAGAAGCTGGCGATTTACCTCCCACTGCTATACCATCAAGTAAAACTTTAGGTAGCACAGATGGGAACGGCAATGAAGTGAGATTTTCCATTACTACCACCCTTTCTCCTGAGTCAAAATGGATGAATGCAAAAACAGATGTAAATCCAGGCTTTACAAAAAATTATTATAGGTTTTATATGAAATCTGGCCTTATTTGGGACAATGTGATTGAAATGCTTAATTATGGAACTGGCATTGCGTTTCATGATGTAAGTGCTGCTGAGGTAAATGATCCAGCAGATATTCGAAAGCATTACACCATTGCGCAAGATAGCATTCTTAGAAGACTAGATGGACGGGGATGTAAAATGCTTGCTGAACCAAATGGCAATAAAGCTTACGTGACAGCCGCTCGCCAATATTCTGATATTCAAACAATGGTAGCGCAAAATGGTACGGAGAAATTATATCCCTTTAAAGTTACAGATGATTTAAAAGGAAAGCTATTGCACAGGGTATTTAGTACTCCCGATAATCTAAAAGAAATAATCAAATCACAATTACAACGACCACACTCTGAACGTGAAGCTGTTCATATAGGAGTACATGCAACAGACGATAGCTGGATTGAGCTTTTAAAATGGGTTAATAATAATTATGGGAAAGACGGTGATGATTCCGTTTGGTTTCCTAGTCAAGAAGAATACTATGAATATAATTATTATCGTATACATGGAAGGATAAATATAGAGCAAGTAGATAAAAATACAATCAAATTAATAGTCAAACTCCCTAGTGAGAAATACTTTTACTATCCATCTATAAGCGTTAACTTAATGGGAATTAAGAAAAAAGAAATAATGTCTGTTTCTTCAAATAATATAGTAACAGGCCTTTCTTATGGAGATTATAATAATGGGTTAACAGTAAATATAGACTGCCGAAAGCATCTACAAGATCATGCTGAACATTTCGTTGAACAATATGAGAAAGATAGATCAAACAAAACTAAAAAAGCAGATGCGCTTTATTTTACTAATATGCTTAAAGAATCCCCAGAGAAGATTAAACTTTTAAAAAGGGTGGAATAA
- a CDS encoding antA/AntB antirepressor family protein: MYGRKADAVEALRRDFIENDDYKTLRQNPQGGKFASIDYYLTVSCLEYFIVKKVRPVFEVYRQVFHHTANDQKIVSSSLLGEVKTKIATADWLAKFLRLNDSSKLALAKTIAEPLGLPTPDYIESKNQLLSATELLKRAGVGMNARDFNIKMKEKGFITELERPSHKGMKKFKSLTGAGLNYGENQVNPGNPKETQPLYYADKFENLLSTLG, encoded by the coding sequence GTGTATGGTAGAAAAGCAGATGCCGTCGAAGCCTTACGGAGAGACTTCATTGAAAATGATGATTACAAAACCTTGCGGCAAAATCCGCAAGGTGGAAAATTTGCTTCAATTGATTATTATTTAACGGTTTCTTGCCTTGAGTATTTTATTGTCAAGAAAGTTCGTCCTGTCTTTGAGGTTTACCGACAAGTATTTCATCATACCGCAAATGATCAAAAGATAGTTTCGTCTTCACTTTTGGGTGAAGTTAAAACGAAAATCGCTACCGCTGATTGGTTGGCGAAATTTTTGCGTTTGAACGATTCATCTAAACTGGCATTGGCGAAAACTATCGCCGAACCGTTAGGCTTACCCACTCCGGATTACATTGAATCAAAAAACCAACTACTTTCAGCTACCGAGTTACTCAAACGTGCCGGTGTTGGGATGAATGCACGAGATTTCAATATTAAAATGAAAGAAAAGGGCTTTATCACTGAACTTGAACGGCCTTCACATAAGGGGATGAAGAAATTTAAGTCTTTAACCGGAGCCGGACTAAATTACGGCGAGAATCAAGTCAATCCAGGTAATCCCAAAGAGACGCAACCACTTTATTATGCTGATAAGTTTGAAAATCTCCTCTCTACTTTAGGGTAA